One genomic segment of Trichoplusia ni isolate ovarian cell line Hi5 chromosome 5, tn1, whole genome shotgun sequence includes these proteins:
- the LOC113493935 gene encoding tyrosine 3-monooxygenase — protein sequence MAVAAAQKNREMFAIKKSYSIENGYPSRRRSLVDDARFETLVVKQTKQSVLEEARARANDSGLESEFIQDGIHIGNGDNSPTVEDGTQQDETKNGHLADADIGDDDAKADEDYTLTEEEVILQNAASESPEAEQATQQAALLLRMRDGMGSLARILKTIDNYKGCVQHLETRPSQQAGVQFDALVKVSMSRINLLQLIRSLRQSTSFAGVNLVSENNISSKTPWFPRHASDLDNCNHLMTKYEPELDMNHPGFADKEYRERRKQIAEIAFGYKYGDPIPSITYKETENATWQRVFNTVLDLMPKHACKEYKAAFGKLQAADIFVPHRIPQLEDVSNFLRKHTGFTLRPAAGLLTARDFLASLAFRVFQSTQYVRHANSPFHTPEPDCIHELLGHIPLLADPSFAQFSQEIGLASLGASDPEIEKLSTVYWFTVEFGLCKENQQLKAYGAALLSSIGELLHALSDKPELRPFEPASTSVQPYQDQEYQPIYYVAESFEDAKDKFRRWVSTMSRPFEVRFNPHTERVEMLDSVDKLETLIWQLNTEMLHLTNAVKKLKDSHFE from the exons AACGGTTACCCGTCTCGTCGCCGCTCTCTCGTAGACGACGCCCGGTTCGAAACCCTGGTAGTCAAACAGACCAAACAGAGCGTTCTGGAAGAGGCTCGCGCCCGCGCCAATG ACTCTGGCTTGGAGTCAGAATTTATCCAAGACGGGATTCATATTGGCAACGGCGATAACTCCCCGACTGTCGAAGATGGCACCCAACAAGATGAAACCAAGAATGGTCACCTTg cTGACGCTGATATCGGTGACGACGATGCCAAAGCTGATGAGG ACTATACTTTGACCGAAGAGGAAGTAATTTTGCAAAACGCTGCAAGTGAATCCCCTGAGGCAGAGCAGGCTACTCAGCAAGCGGCCCTTTTGTTACGCATGCGAGATGGAATGGGCTCACTCGCACGCATTCTGAAGACCATTGACAACTACAAGGGATGCGTTCAGCATCTCGAGACTCGTCCTTCTCAACAAGCCGGTGTCCAGTTTGACGCCCTCGTCAAAGTCAGCATGTCTCGCATCAATCTTTTGCAACTTATCAGATCTCTTCGTCAGTCAACCTCTTTCGCTGGAGTTAACCTCGTTTCTGAGAACAACATTTCAAGCAAAACCCCGTGGTTCCCTCGCCACGCCTCGGATCTTGATAACTGCAACCATCTAATGACCAAGTATGAGCCCGAATTGGATATGAACCATCCTGGTTTCGCTGATAAGGAATACAGAGAGCGCAGGAAGCAAATCGCTGAAATTGCTTTTGGCTACAAGTACGGAGACCCCATCCCGTCCATCACCTACAAGGAGACCGAGAATGCTACCTGGCAGCGAGTTTTCAACACCGTGTTAGATCTCATGCCAAAGCATGCTTGTAAGGAGTACAAAGCTGCTTTCGGTAAACTGCAAGCGGCTGACATCTTTGTACCTCACCGCATCCCTCAGCTGGAGGATGTGAGCAACTTCCTTCGCAAGCACACGGGCTTCACGCTGCGCCCGGCGGCTGGTCTCCTCACCGCCCGCGACTTCCTGGCCTCGCTCGCGTTCCGCGTTTTCCAATCGACTCAATATGTTCGCCACGCCAACTCACCTTTCCACACTCCTGAACC tgaCTGCATCCACGAGCTTCTTGGACACATCCCTCTCTTGGCCGACCCCAGCTTCGCTCAGTTCTCTCAAGAAATCGGACTTGCATCTCTTGGCGCCTCAGACCCCGAAATCGAAAAGCTCTCTACT GTGTACTGGTTCACCGTTGAATTTGGACTTTGCAAGGAGAACCAACAGCTGAAGGCGTACGGTGCTGCTCTCTTATCCTCAATCGGAGAGTTGCTCCATGCCCTCAGTGACAAGCCGGAACTCAGACCTTTCGAACCCGCATCCACTTCTGTGCAGCCCTACCAAGACCAGGAATACCAACCCATCTACTACGTAGCTGAGAGCTTCGAAGATGCCAAAGATAAATTCAG ACGCTGGGTGTCGACCATGTCTCGTCCCTTCGAAGTGCGCTTCAACCCGCATACGGAGCGCGTCGAGATGCTCGACTCTGTGGACAAACTGGAAACCCTCATCTGGCAACTTAACACGGAGATGCTCCACCTGACCAACGCCGTCAAGAAGCTCAAGGACTCGCATTTCGAGTGA
- the LOC113493939 gene encoding spindle pole body component 110-like isoform X2: MPQSEYWPFTKGKTAENVEYSDKSAIKQLGDMEGEVKEMQMELAAIKRDRMDLFSRKQSKGFVLEAEEMLKSSEPHHYSPEENFTKYPEVAKLREELIKAKKAADEERYQREKYESKLKDLELKLNNICCAGMITEKKARFLETKKYSDEEITVYKTQIRDMKEEAEELKITLVEKTEQLQEYRIKYLQAQQQVEELKRQLDVIEFDNKQVSDQIQIEIQKMKMQFQEKLQELAPLPDLLKGAQIQLQEAKQLQRLAEDSSQQLSNELHRVKEKLVVAVNNLNQEKVDRSKLTDENKMLKAILDEKTKEIDDLNRILDEYKCKATRNEEKYCQQEIRYKEKSAECSQLARDLDEIKVESNRSLSRCKDRADSMRRYLQTQISELERQLIQSRAHCRACQKERDEIRQRMQIQINNLQENFELVEIRLRALQNQVTSLKNSYTVILADDEEGSELNKISSA, encoded by the exons ATGCCTCAGTCAGAATACTGGCCGTTCACCAAAGGGAAGACGGCAGAAAATGTTGAATACAGTGATAAATCGGCAATA AAACAGCTGGGAGATATGGAAGGAGAAGTGAAAGAAATGCAAATGGAGTTGGCAGCTATTAAAAGAGATAGAATGGATTTATTCTCGCGAAAACAATCAAAAGGATTTGTTTTA GAAGCTGAAGAAATGCTTAAAAGTTCAGAACCACACCACTATTCACCAGAAGAGAACTTTACGAAGTACCCCGAA GTAGCAAAACTTCGGGAGGAATTAATTAAAGCCAAAAAAGCAGCTGACGAAGAAAGATATCAGCGAGAAAAATATGAATCCAAACTGAAAGATTTGGAATTAAAGCTTAACAACATTTGCTGTGCTGGAATGATCACCGAAAAAAAGGCACGATTTCTT GAGACGAAGAAATATTCCGATGAGGAAATAACGgtttataaaacacaaattcgTGATATGAAGGAGGAAGCGGAGGAGTTAAAAATTACTTTGGTGGAGAAAACTGAACAGTTACAGGAATACCGCATAAAA TACCTACAAGCTCAACAGCAAGTAGAAGAACTGAAACGCCAATTGGACGTGATAGAATTCGATAACAAACAAGTGTCAGATCAAATTCAAATAGAAATACAGAAGATGAAg ATGCAGTTTCAAGAGAAGCTGCAAGAGTTGGCACCTTTACCTGATTTGTTGAAAGGAGCTCAGATCCAACTTCAGGAAGCTAAACAACTTCAACGACTAGCTGAAGACAGTTCGCAGCAGCTCTCGAACGAGCTGCACAGAGTTAAGGAAAAG CTAGTGGTTGCTGTGAACAATCTAAATCAAGAGAAAGTCGACAGATCCAAACTAACAGACGAGAATAAAATGCTGAAGGCGATACTTGATGAAAAGACCAAGGAAATTGATGACCTCAATAGAATTTTGGATGAGTAcaa GTGCAAAGCAACTAGAAACGAAGAAAAGTACTGTCAACAAGAGATCCGTTACAAAGAGAAATCAGCCGAATGCTCTCAGCTAGCAAgagatttggacgaaattaaAGTGGAGAGTAATAGATCTTTGAGCAGATGTAAGGACAGAGCGGACTCCATGCGGAGATACCTTCAGACTCAAATATCTGAACTCGAAAGGCAGTTGATACAGAGTCGGGCTCACTGCAGAGCCTGCCAAAAGGAAAGGGACGAG ATACGTCAACGCATGCAAATTCAGATAAATAATCTTCAAGAAAATTTCGAACTAGTGGAGATAAGGCTTCGGGCCTTACAGAATCAGGTGACATCACTCAAGAATAGTTACACGGTTATCCTGGCTGACGACGAAGAAGGCTccgaattaaacaaaattagctCTGCGTGA
- the LOC113493939 gene encoding spindle pole body component 110-like isoform X1, whose protein sequence is MPQSEYWPFTKGKTAENVEYSDKSAIQKQLGDMEGEVKEMQMELAAIKRDRMDLFSRKQSKGFVLEAEEMLKSSEPHHYSPEENFTKYPEVAKLREELIKAKKAADEERYQREKYESKLKDLELKLNNICCAGMITEKKARFLETKKYSDEEITVYKTQIRDMKEEAEELKITLVEKTEQLQEYRIKYLQAQQQVEELKRQLDVIEFDNKQVSDQIQIEIQKMKMQFQEKLQELAPLPDLLKGAQIQLQEAKQLQRLAEDSSQQLSNELHRVKEKLVVAVNNLNQEKVDRSKLTDENKMLKAILDEKTKEIDDLNRILDEYKCKATRNEEKYCQQEIRYKEKSAECSQLARDLDEIKVESNRSLSRCKDRADSMRRYLQTQISELERQLIQSRAHCRACQKERDEIRQRMQIQINNLQENFELVEIRLRALQNQVTSLKNSYTVILADDEEGSELNKISSA, encoded by the exons ATGCCTCAGTCAGAATACTGGCCGTTCACCAAAGGGAAGACGGCAGAAAATGTTGAATACAGTGATAAATCGGCAATA CAGAAACAGCTGGGAGATATGGAAGGAGAAGTGAAAGAAATGCAAATGGAGTTGGCAGCTATTAAAAGAGATAGAATGGATTTATTCTCGCGAAAACAATCAAAAGGATTTGTTTTA GAAGCTGAAGAAATGCTTAAAAGTTCAGAACCACACCACTATTCACCAGAAGAGAACTTTACGAAGTACCCCGAA GTAGCAAAACTTCGGGAGGAATTAATTAAAGCCAAAAAAGCAGCTGACGAAGAAAGATATCAGCGAGAAAAATATGAATCCAAACTGAAAGATTTGGAATTAAAGCTTAACAACATTTGCTGTGCTGGAATGATCACCGAAAAAAAGGCACGATTTCTT GAGACGAAGAAATATTCCGATGAGGAAATAACGgtttataaaacacaaattcgTGATATGAAGGAGGAAGCGGAGGAGTTAAAAATTACTTTGGTGGAGAAAACTGAACAGTTACAGGAATACCGCATAAAA TACCTACAAGCTCAACAGCAAGTAGAAGAACTGAAACGCCAATTGGACGTGATAGAATTCGATAACAAACAAGTGTCAGATCAAATTCAAATAGAAATACAGAAGATGAAg ATGCAGTTTCAAGAGAAGCTGCAAGAGTTGGCACCTTTACCTGATTTGTTGAAAGGAGCTCAGATCCAACTTCAGGAAGCTAAACAACTTCAACGACTAGCTGAAGACAGTTCGCAGCAGCTCTCGAACGAGCTGCACAGAGTTAAGGAAAAG CTAGTGGTTGCTGTGAACAATCTAAATCAAGAGAAAGTCGACAGATCCAAACTAACAGACGAGAATAAAATGCTGAAGGCGATACTTGATGAAAAGACCAAGGAAATTGATGACCTCAATAGAATTTTGGATGAGTAcaa GTGCAAAGCAACTAGAAACGAAGAAAAGTACTGTCAACAAGAGATCCGTTACAAAGAGAAATCAGCCGAATGCTCTCAGCTAGCAAgagatttggacgaaattaaAGTGGAGAGTAATAGATCTTTGAGCAGATGTAAGGACAGAGCGGACTCCATGCGGAGATACCTTCAGACTCAAATATCTGAACTCGAAAGGCAGTTGATACAGAGTCGGGCTCACTGCAGAGCCTGCCAAAAGGAAAGGGACGAG ATACGTCAACGCATGCAAATTCAGATAAATAATCTTCAAGAAAATTTCGAACTAGTGGAGATAAGGCTTCGGGCCTTACAGAATCAGGTGACATCACTCAAGAATAGTTACACGGTTATCCTGGCTGACGACGAAGAAGGCTccgaattaaacaaaattagctCTGCGTGA
- the LOC113493939 gene encoding spindle pole body component 110-like isoform X3 — protein MPQSEYWPFTKGKTAENVEYSDKSAIQKQLGDMEGEVKEMQMELAAIKRDRMDLFSRKQSKGFVLEAEEMLKSSEPHHYSPEENFTKYPEVAKLREELIKAKKAADEERYQREKYESKLKDLELKLNNICCAGMITEKKETKKYSDEEITVYKTQIRDMKEEAEELKITLVEKTEQLQEYRIKYLQAQQQVEELKRQLDVIEFDNKQVSDQIQIEIQKMKMQFQEKLQELAPLPDLLKGAQIQLQEAKQLQRLAEDSSQQLSNELHRVKEKLVVAVNNLNQEKVDRSKLTDENKMLKAILDEKTKEIDDLNRILDEYKCKATRNEEKYCQQEIRYKEKSAECSQLARDLDEIKVESNRSLSRCKDRADSMRRYLQTQISELERQLIQSRAHCRACQKERDEIRQRMQIQINNLQENFELVEIRLRALQNQVTSLKNSYTVILADDEEGSELNKISSA, from the exons ATGCCTCAGTCAGAATACTGGCCGTTCACCAAAGGGAAGACGGCAGAAAATGTTGAATACAGTGATAAATCGGCAATA CAGAAACAGCTGGGAGATATGGAAGGAGAAGTGAAAGAAATGCAAATGGAGTTGGCAGCTATTAAAAGAGATAGAATGGATTTATTCTCGCGAAAACAATCAAAAGGATTTGTTTTA GAAGCTGAAGAAATGCTTAAAAGTTCAGAACCACACCACTATTCACCAGAAGAGAACTTTACGAAGTACCCCGAA GTAGCAAAACTTCGGGAGGAATTAATTAAAGCCAAAAAAGCAGCTGACGAAGAAAGATATCAGCGAGAAAAATATGAATCCAAACTGAAAGATTTGGAATTAAAGCTTAACAACATTTGCTGTGCTGGAATGATCACCGAAAAAAAG GAGACGAAGAAATATTCCGATGAGGAAATAACGgtttataaaacacaaattcgTGATATGAAGGAGGAAGCGGAGGAGTTAAAAATTACTTTGGTGGAGAAAACTGAACAGTTACAGGAATACCGCATAAAA TACCTACAAGCTCAACAGCAAGTAGAAGAACTGAAACGCCAATTGGACGTGATAGAATTCGATAACAAACAAGTGTCAGATCAAATTCAAATAGAAATACAGAAGATGAAg ATGCAGTTTCAAGAGAAGCTGCAAGAGTTGGCACCTTTACCTGATTTGTTGAAAGGAGCTCAGATCCAACTTCAGGAAGCTAAACAACTTCAACGACTAGCTGAAGACAGTTCGCAGCAGCTCTCGAACGAGCTGCACAGAGTTAAGGAAAAG CTAGTGGTTGCTGTGAACAATCTAAATCAAGAGAAAGTCGACAGATCCAAACTAACAGACGAGAATAAAATGCTGAAGGCGATACTTGATGAAAAGACCAAGGAAATTGATGACCTCAATAGAATTTTGGATGAGTAcaa GTGCAAAGCAACTAGAAACGAAGAAAAGTACTGTCAACAAGAGATCCGTTACAAAGAGAAATCAGCCGAATGCTCTCAGCTAGCAAgagatttggacgaaattaaAGTGGAGAGTAATAGATCTTTGAGCAGATGTAAGGACAGAGCGGACTCCATGCGGAGATACCTTCAGACTCAAATATCTGAACTCGAAAGGCAGTTGATACAGAGTCGGGCTCACTGCAGAGCCTGCCAAAAGGAAAGGGACGAG ATACGTCAACGCATGCAAATTCAGATAAATAATCTTCAAGAAAATTTCGAACTAGTGGAGATAAGGCTTCGGGCCTTACAGAATCAGGTGACATCACTCAAGAATAGTTACACGGTTATCCTGGCTGACGACGAAGAAGGCTccgaattaaacaaaattagctCTGCGTGA
- the LOC113493939 gene encoding spindle pole body component 110-like isoform X4 — protein MPQSEYWPFTKGKTAENVEYSDKSAIQKQLGDMEGEVKEMQMELAAIKRDRMDLFSRKQSKGFVLEAEEMLKSSEPHHYSPEENFTKYPEETKKYSDEEITVYKTQIRDMKEEAEELKITLVEKTEQLQEYRIKYLQAQQQVEELKRQLDVIEFDNKQVSDQIQIEIQKMKMQFQEKLQELAPLPDLLKGAQIQLQEAKQLQRLAEDSSQQLSNELHRVKEKLVVAVNNLNQEKVDRSKLTDENKMLKAILDEKTKEIDDLNRILDEYKCKATRNEEKYCQQEIRYKEKSAECSQLARDLDEIKVESNRSLSRCKDRADSMRRYLQTQISELERQLIQSRAHCRACQKERDEIRQRMQIQINNLQENFELVEIRLRALQNQVTSLKNSYTVILADDEEGSELNKISSA, from the exons ATGCCTCAGTCAGAATACTGGCCGTTCACCAAAGGGAAGACGGCAGAAAATGTTGAATACAGTGATAAATCGGCAATA CAGAAACAGCTGGGAGATATGGAAGGAGAAGTGAAAGAAATGCAAATGGAGTTGGCAGCTATTAAAAGAGATAGAATGGATTTATTCTCGCGAAAACAATCAAAAGGATTTGTTTTA GAAGCTGAAGAAATGCTTAAAAGTTCAGAACCACACCACTATTCACCAGAAGAGAACTTTACGAAGTACCCCGAA GAGACGAAGAAATATTCCGATGAGGAAATAACGgtttataaaacacaaattcgTGATATGAAGGAGGAAGCGGAGGAGTTAAAAATTACTTTGGTGGAGAAAACTGAACAGTTACAGGAATACCGCATAAAA TACCTACAAGCTCAACAGCAAGTAGAAGAACTGAAACGCCAATTGGACGTGATAGAATTCGATAACAAACAAGTGTCAGATCAAATTCAAATAGAAATACAGAAGATGAAg ATGCAGTTTCAAGAGAAGCTGCAAGAGTTGGCACCTTTACCTGATTTGTTGAAAGGAGCTCAGATCCAACTTCAGGAAGCTAAACAACTTCAACGACTAGCTGAAGACAGTTCGCAGCAGCTCTCGAACGAGCTGCACAGAGTTAAGGAAAAG CTAGTGGTTGCTGTGAACAATCTAAATCAAGAGAAAGTCGACAGATCCAAACTAACAGACGAGAATAAAATGCTGAAGGCGATACTTGATGAAAAGACCAAGGAAATTGATGACCTCAATAGAATTTTGGATGAGTAcaa GTGCAAAGCAACTAGAAACGAAGAAAAGTACTGTCAACAAGAGATCCGTTACAAAGAGAAATCAGCCGAATGCTCTCAGCTAGCAAgagatttggacgaaattaaAGTGGAGAGTAATAGATCTTTGAGCAGATGTAAGGACAGAGCGGACTCCATGCGGAGATACCTTCAGACTCAAATATCTGAACTCGAAAGGCAGTTGATACAGAGTCGGGCTCACTGCAGAGCCTGCCAAAAGGAAAGGGACGAG ATACGTCAACGCATGCAAATTCAGATAAATAATCTTCAAGAAAATTTCGAACTAGTGGAGATAAGGCTTCGGGCCTTACAGAATCAGGTGACATCACTCAAGAATAGTTACACGGTTATCCTGGCTGACGACGAAGAAGGCTccgaattaaacaaaattagctCTGCGTGA
- the LOC113493937 gene encoding endoplasmic reticulum mannosyl-oligosaccharide 1,2-alpha-mannosidase: MLKSKMDMKIQFGEASQQQIVPQPSIGKWSLKSDTSVLIADHQQSASHRKIIRRWNRLSRLQRTIVYALTILTATVLVMFYVSKVANKIDKLNRSELAQETLKNISLVIEPVADSAVPKKTVVLDFVHNERPIFTGPKNARQYAVVESFRHAWRGYKDHAWGHDNLKPVSGMAFDWFSLGLTIVDSLDTAYIMGLTEEFEEGKQWIKNELVFTKNKDVNFFEVTIRVLGALLSCYHFTQDEMFLTKATDLGDRLMAAFSSPSGIPYSDVNLGLRTAHAPEWSHYSTTAEVTTVQLEFRELSRASKNPAFEDAAAAVSEKIHHLPKKHGLVPIFINPNTGHFLPHATITLGARGDSYYEYLLKQWLQTGKTVNYLLDDYLTAIEGIRSFLVKRSSPNKHLFIGELSAGSEAFNPKMDHLTCFLPGTLALGHANGLPDWHMTLAEELLHTCYLTYAAHPTFLAPEITHFNLASATDDMYTKTADAHTLLRPEFVESLWYMYQITGNTTYQDWGWQIYQGFEKYAKVPNGYTSLANVKVEKPVQRDMMESFFLSETLKYLYLLFSDDRFVIDLTKYVINSEAHPLPIHKN, translated from the exons ATGTTGAAATCCAAAATGGATATGAAGATACAGTTTGGTGAAGCTAGCCAACAACAAATAGTTCCTCAACCCAGTATAGGCAAGTGGAGTTTAAAGAGTGATACATCTGTGCTAATCGCAGACCATCAGCAGAGTGCATCACACAGAAAAATTATAAGG agatGGAATCGCCTATCAAGACTGCAAAGAACCATAGTTTATGCTCTAACTATACTAACAGCAACCGTTTtagtaatgttttatgtttctaAGGTTGCTAATAAGATAGATAAACTTAATCGTAGTGAATTAGCACAA GAAACCCTAAAGAATATTTCTCTAGTCATTGAGCCAGTAGCGGACTCGGCTGTTCCCAAAAAGACTGTTGTTTTGGATTTTGTACACAATGAAAGACCGATTTTTACAG gaCCGAAAAATGCTCGACAATACGCCGTAGTCGAGAGCTTTAGACACGCATGGCGCGGTTACAAAGACCATGCTTGGGGTCATGACAATCTGAAGCCAGTGTCCGGCATGGCTTTCGACTGGTTTTCCCTTGGACTCACGATTGTTGACTCACTGGATACAGCCTATATTATGGGACTGACTGAag AATTCGAGGAAGGCAAACAATGGATCAAAAACGAATTGGTCTTTACAAAGAACAAAGACGTCAATTTCTTTGAAGTAACCATAAGAGTTCTTGGGGCTTTGCTGTCCTGTTATCATTTTACACAAGATGAGATGTTTCTTACTAAAGCG ACGGATTTGGGTGATCGTTTGATGGCGGCATTTTCCTCGCCATCTGGCATTCCGTATTCGGACGTTAATCTCGGTTTAAGGACTGCTCACGCGCCCGAGTGGTCCCATTACAGTACCACGGCGGAAGTGACTACAGTTCAACTCGAGTTCAGGGAGCTGTCTAGGGCGAGCAAGAACCCTGCATTTGAG GACGCCGCTGCGGCTGTCTCCGAGAAAATTCACCATTTGCCGAAGAAACATGGTCTGGTCCCGATATTCATCAACCCGAACACTGGACACTTCCTTCCCCACGCCACCATCACCCTTGGCGCCAGAGGAGACAGTTACTACGAGTACTTACTCAAACAATGGCTGCAGACTGGGAAAACTGTAAACTA TTTGCTTGACGACTACCTGACTGCGATCGAAGGCATTCGATCTTTCCTCGTTAAGCGGTCATCGccgaacaagcatttgtttatTGGAGAACTGTCGGCTGGATCCGAG GCATTTAACCCTAAAATGGACCACCTGACGTGTTTCCTGCCGGGCACCCTCGCTCTTGGACACGCCAATGGCCTCCCCGATTGGCACATGACGCTGGCTGAGGAACTGCTTCACACTTGCTACTTAACTTATGCTGCTCATCCTACTTTCTTGGCTCCTGAAATCACACATTTCAACTTG GCTAGTGCTACTGATGACATGTATACGAAAACTGCTGATGCTCACACACTCCTGCGGCCAGAATTCGTCGAGAGCCTCTGGTACATGTACCAAATAACTGGCAACACTACCTACCAAGACTGGGGATGGCAAATATACCAG GGTTTCGAAAAATACGCGAAAGTGCCGAACGGATACACATCACTAGCCAACGTGAAAGTTGAAAAACCAGTGCAACGGGACATGATGGAGTCATTCTTCTTATCCGAAACTCTCAAATACC